One segment of Paenibacillus sp. FSL R7-0337 DNA contains the following:
- a CDS encoding SGNH/GDSL hydrolase family protein, producing MKELYPRRGLPNIIQKLENGDTVTIVYFGGSNTRSEGYRVMTADWLREQYPQAEIRTVNAGINGTGSDLGCARLETDVLRHHPDLVFVEFVGNDGGDPESKARIEGIVRQIRKRSRFTDILFVYTVKERDVAGFQSGEYQKGAIMQEEVADYYGIPSIHLGVEVCRLVAEGKLVFTSREDLSVPGAVIFTHDSIHPTIPEGHQIYTDTITRSFEIIRELRSHPGRQVHHLPRHPLVPANPWEYATMLSPDSLPNTHFTAGWSYLTPEESAVVREYNWLFPGLWQAADPGEAVTVQFEGTRIGLFDIGGPDSGRLKVSVDGGEPFIIDRFTHYNDHNRNQYVFLPELPNGKHTVRFEIDHEKTDKAAVFEAVGNERSIEHIRQHPEWYEQTVIRLGKLLLVQPPL from the coding sequence ATGAAGGAATTATACCCTCGTAGAGGGCTCCCCAATATCATTCAGAAATTGGAAAATGGCGATACCGTAACCATCGTTTATTTCGGCGGCAGCAATACCCGTTCTGAAGGCTACAGAGTCATGACGGCGGATTGGCTTCGTGAGCAATACCCCCAGGCGGAGATCCGTACGGTGAATGCAGGCATTAACGGGACCGGCTCGGATCTGGGCTGTGCCCGTCTGGAGACCGATGTACTGCGTCATCATCCCGATCTGGTATTCGTTGAATTTGTAGGTAACGATGGCGGAGATCCCGAATCCAAGGCACGGATCGAAGGAATTGTCCGCCAGATCCGCAAGCGGAGCCGGTTTACCGATATCCTGTTTGTGTATACGGTGAAGGAGCGGGATGTGGCCGGATTTCAGTCGGGAGAATACCAGAAAGGGGCTATCATGCAAGAGGAAGTGGCTGACTATTATGGTATTCCTTCAATTCACTTGGGCGTAGAGGTCTGCCGCCTGGTAGCTGAGGGGAAGCTCGTGTTCACCTCAAGGGAGGACCTATCCGTTCCCGGAGCTGTTATTTTCACGCATGATTCGATCCATCCGACCATTCCCGAAGGACACCAGATATACACGGATACGATCACCCGGTCATTTGAGATCATACGCGAACTCAGAAGTCATCCGGGAAGGCAAGTCCATCACTTGCCCCGGCATCCGTTGGTTCCGGCTAACCCTTGGGAGTATGCGACCATGCTGTCACCGGATAGTCTGCCTAATACCCATTTCACTGCAGGATGGTCTTACCTGACGCCCGAGGAATCTGCTGTAGTACGCGAGTACAATTGGTTGTTCCCGGGCCTATGGCAGGCTGCCGATCCTGGAGAGGCGGTCACGGTTCAGTTCGAAGGAACCCGTATCGGGTTATTCGATATCGGGGGGCCGGATTCTGGCAGATTGAAGGTGTCGGTGGATGGAGGGGAACCCTTTATTATCGATCGGTTCACCCATTACAACGATCATAATCGTAATCAGTATGTATTCTTGCCGGAGCTCCCGAACGGGAAACATACGGTTCGCTTTGAAATCGATCATGAGAAGACAGACAAAGCAGCCGTGTTCGAGGCAGTCGGCAATGAGCGAAGTATCGAGCATATCCGGCAGCATCCAGAGTGGTATGAGCAAACGGTGATCCGGCTCGGGAAGCTGTTACTGGTGCAGCCGCCCTTATAA
- a CDS encoding alpha/beta fold hydrolase — MRLFEILLVLSCFTLLADLLFIRRGAKTTGLVLGIESSVILTVQLWVEGYRWQLLLVYMMTALLILIVILRHLGKIGNIENIKAGKLLKYSSSSIIVILLVISAGLSAYLPVFHLPKLEGPEKVGTQAFHFTDQNRDEVLTADPSDKRELMVQVWYPTANSSNKKSEALFPKDKEMFKKYIQTYSNSLNLPDFVFDYWKYSKTNSYENVELLPSTSPYPVVLLSHGMGTSRVLHASQAENLASHGYIVVTIDHTYSTFATIFPDGRVTDYTTKMTTVEDRRIIGNIWSKDVEFVINEMERLNSGAIESQFKGKIDLNHLGVMGHSFGGATAFNTTYLDPRIKAGVNMDGSLIEVDNRADLDKPFMFIRSGVFKDWLTDFKKDTNPDNEVTKQLEEELHIIKNVINQGGPAIYIEGTQHFNFTDLQFYSELIKLTGITGDINGKRGSDVVNQYVLDFFNKELKGEGGQLLQGPNDSYPEVEFIKPEDL; from the coding sequence ATGAGATTATTCGAGATACTTTTAGTTCTATCCTGTTTCACACTGCTCGCAGATCTATTGTTTATAAGAAGAGGTGCAAAGACAACAGGGCTGGTATTGGGGATAGAAAGCAGCGTTATATTGACAGTTCAATTATGGGTAGAGGGATACAGATGGCAGTTGCTTTTGGTATATATGATGACGGCGCTGCTTATACTCATCGTTATACTCAGACATTTAGGTAAGATAGGGAATATAGAGAATATAAAAGCAGGGAAGCTGTTGAAATATAGTTCATCTTCCATCATCGTCATTCTGCTTGTTATATCTGCCGGCTTGTCTGCATATTTGCCAGTCTTTCATTTGCCGAAGCTTGAAGGTCCGGAGAAAGTGGGTACTCAAGCCTTTCATTTTACGGATCAGAACAGAGATGAAGTCTTAACTGCAGATCCAAGCGATAAGAGGGAACTAATGGTTCAAGTGTGGTACCCTACAGCAAATAGCAGCAACAAGAAGAGTGAAGCTCTTTTTCCAAAAGATAAAGAAATGTTCAAAAAGTATATCCAGACCTATTCTAATTCATTAAACCTTCCAGACTTTGTCTTCGATTACTGGAAGTATAGCAAAACCAACTCTTATGAAAATGTAGAACTATTGCCTTCTACAAGTCCTTATCCTGTGGTACTGCTATCTCACGGTATGGGAACCAGCCGGGTTCTCCATGCATCACAGGCCGAGAATCTCGCCAGTCACGGGTATATCGTGGTCACCATCGATCATACGTATAGCACCTTTGCTACTATTTTCCCGGATGGCCGTGTAACGGACTATACCACCAAGATGACTACCGTAGAAGATCGCAGAATAATTGGTAATATATGGTCGAAAGATGTGGAGTTTGTAATTAACGAAATGGAAAGGCTAAATTCAGGTGCAATCGAAAGTCAATTTAAAGGAAAAATCGATCTAAACCATCTAGGCGTAATGGGGCATTCCTTCGGGGGGGCCACAGCGTTTAACACAACTTATTTAGATCCTAGAATCAAGGCCGGAGTCAATATGGACGGGTCACTGATCGAAGTGGACAATAGAGCTGATCTAGACAAGCCGTTTATGTTCATAAGATCGGGGGTGTTTAAAGACTGGTTAACCGATTTTAAGAAGGATACTAATCCGGATAACGAAGTCACTAAACAACTTGAAGAAGAGCTGCACATTATTAAAAATGTGATTAATCAGGGAGGGCCTGCGATTTATATAGAGGGTACCCAACACTTCAATTTCACGGACCTTCAATTCTATTCTGAGCTGATCAAACTGACTGGAATCACAGGAGATATCAATGGTAAAAGAGGATCAGACGTCGTAAATCAATATGTTCTCGATTTCTTTAATAAGGAATTGAAAGGAGAAGGGGGACAACTGCTTCAGGGTCCAAACGACAGCTATCCCGAGGTGGAATTTATAAAGCCGGAAGATCTTTAA
- a CDS encoding AraC family transcriptional regulator yields MDKFALEVFSDLSERLNYNLPGFPLYAKKGALHQFDRFAAAYHWHPDLEFIVVLDGTMDFYVNGQTVHLDKGNGIFVNSKRLHYGFSAAKSDCTFLVIVIHPALLGENTLAGKAYLEEKLGSGTGDFLLLSSQTSWQHEILLALTELYDEMHSHEGNLLRLLSQAVSICAGIADHIQQAPGNPNNEQIWITIRKMTGYIHQHYESKLTIDEIAAAGSVCRSRCCELFKKHVGWSPNNYLTRYRLQKSCEMLKETTMPVGEIAMACGFQTASYFSHVFGKQLGQIPQDFRKQSAAAGNDF; encoded by the coding sequence ATGGATAAATTCGCCCTGGAGGTATTCTCTGATTTATCCGAAAGACTGAATTATAATCTGCCGGGTTTCCCTCTGTATGCTAAAAAAGGAGCGCTGCATCAATTCGACCGGTTCGCGGCCGCTTATCATTGGCATCCGGATCTGGAGTTCATTGTGGTGCTGGACGGGACAATGGATTTTTATGTGAACGGGCAAACGGTTCATCTCGATAAAGGGAATGGAATTTTCGTTAACAGTAAACGCCTCCACTATGGCTTCTCTGCTGCGAAGAGCGATTGTACTTTTCTGGTCATCGTCATTCATCCTGCACTTCTCGGCGAAAACACGCTTGCAGGGAAAGCATATCTGGAAGAAAAATTAGGTTCCGGCACCGGCGATTTTTTACTGTTATCTTCTCAAACGTCTTGGCAGCATGAGATTCTGCTCGCGCTAACTGAGTTGTATGATGAGATGCATAGCCATGAAGGTAACCTGCTCCGCTTATTATCCCAGGCTGTGTCCATATGTGCGGGTATAGCTGATCATATACAGCAAGCACCGGGCAATCCGAATAATGAACAGATATGGATAACGATCCGTAAAATGACCGGGTATATTCACCAGCATTATGAATCTAAACTAACCATTGATGAGATTGCCGCCGCCGGTTCAGTATGCAGAAGCAGATGTTGTGAGCTATTCAAAAAGCATGTTGGCTGGTCACCCAATAATTATTTAACCCGCTATCGTCTTCAAAAAAGCTGTGAGATGCTGAAAGAGACAACGATGCCTGTGGGAGAGATCGCCATGGCCTGCGGGTTTCAAACGGCAAGTTATTTTTCGCATGTGTTCGGTAAACAATTAGGACAGATCCCGCAAGACTTCCGCAAGCAATCTGCTGCTGCCGGCAACGATTTCTAA
- a CDS encoding GNAT family N-acetyltransferase — MNIRKATIEEQLTLQNLLQFYMYDFTEYTEVDTLSNGLYQEMPDFNLYWNEPQSRHPFLIMVSDKIAGFAFVKNKETGKDIHILSHFFILRKYRMNGLGTAAAKQLFTLFKGNWELYQLEKNIPAQKFWLRVISEITDGNFVDEFDNGKRYQFFSV; from the coding sequence ATGAATATTCGAAAAGCTACGATTGAAGAGCAGTTAACTCTGCAAAACTTACTTCAATTTTATATGTACGATTTTACTGAATACACTGAGGTCGATACTCTATCTAATGGTCTTTACCAAGAAATGCCAGATTTCAATTTGTATTGGAATGAGCCACAAAGCCGCCATCCTTTTTTAATAATGGTTAGTGATAAAATCGCTGGATTTGCCTTCGTGAAAAACAAAGAAACTGGTAAAGATATTCATATCCTGTCACATTTCTTTATATTGAGAAAGTACAGAATGAATGGATTGGGTACAGCGGCAGCCAAACAACTATTTACCCTCTTTAAAGGTAATTGGGAACTCTACCAACTTGAGAAGAATATACCAGCACAAAAATTTTGGCTACGGGTTATTTCTGAAATTACTGACGGCAATTTTGTAGATGAATTTGATAATGGAAAAAGATATCAATTCTTTTCTGTATAG
- a CDS encoding NAD(P)/FAD-dependent oxidoreductase, giving the protein MTTNNSTEQRRIAIIGGGPGGLTLALILQQHGISSTIYEREHVDLSHERGGSLDIHEESGQLALKEAGLYEAFLQAARFEGEDFRLMDKMGTLYLDEVADEESSKGQRRPEIDRGVLCDLLINKLDPSTIQYGYKLEKVVSLGEGKTELHFENGHIAVADLVIGADGAFSRVRPLLTDTDVEYSGLTMLELNVIAADHPDLAAFNARGKMFALDDHKGILGQLNGNGRIKVYASFKVERDWLNEIRSDNPQEIKAKLLELFQDWSEPLKNYIRYAEDAVVPRRIYMLPVGFRWERSAGVTLIGDAAHVMSPFAGEGVNLAMLDALELALAIVRNKEISVAIEEYEEKMFQYASEKADVSNENLILSFSENAAPKFAALMQSYQDLYEQQG; this is encoded by the coding sequence ATGACAACAAATAATTCTACGGAACAACGCCGGATCGCTATTATTGGAGGGGGACCAGGGGGGCTAACGCTTGCCCTGATTTTGCAGCAGCATGGTATTTCCTCGACGATCTACGAACGTGAGCATGTGGATCTAAGCCATGAACGCGGAGGTTCCTTAGATATCCATGAAGAATCCGGGCAACTCGCTTTGAAGGAAGCCGGATTATATGAAGCTTTTCTGCAGGCAGCACGGTTTGAGGGCGAAGACTTCCGGCTCATGGATAAGATGGGGACCCTATACCTGGACGAAGTGGCCGACGAAGAGAGCTCGAAAGGGCAGAGACGCCCGGAGATTGACCGTGGGGTGCTTTGTGACTTGCTTATAAACAAATTAGATCCGTCTACCATACAGTATGGCTATAAACTGGAGAAGGTTGTGTCTCTGGGTGAGGGGAAGACGGAGCTTCATTTTGAGAATGGACATATCGCTGTGGCTGACCTTGTAATCGGGGCGGATGGTGCCTTTTCCCGTGTTCGTCCTCTGCTTACGGATACAGATGTGGAATATTCAGGTCTGACTATGCTGGAGCTCAACGTTATTGCAGCCGATCACCCTGATTTGGCAGCTTTCAATGCACGCGGCAAAATGTTCGCGCTGGATGATCACAAAGGGATTCTGGGCCAGTTGAACGGCAACGGACGGATTAAAGTATATGCGAGCTTCAAGGTAGAGCGGGACTGGTTAAACGAAATCCGCAGCGATAACCCACAGGAGATAAAGGCAAAACTGCTTGAGCTGTTTCAGGATTGGAGTGAACCGCTCAAGAATTATATCCGGTATGCGGAAGATGCGGTTGTGCCCAGACGGATCTACATGCTGCCAGTCGGGTTTCGCTGGGAACGCAGCGCTGGTGTCACGTTGATTGGAGATGCAGCGCATGTCATGTCTCCTTTTGCCGGAGAAGGGGTGAATCTTGCCATGCTGGATGCGCTGGAGCTGGCTCTGGCCATAGTAAGGAACAAGGAAATATCTGTGGCGATTGAAGAATATGAGGAGAAAATGTTCCAGTATGCCTCAGAGAAAGCAGATGTGTCTAACGAAAATCTCATCCTCAGCTTCTCAGAGAATGCGGCTCCCAAGTTTGCAGCTCTCATGCAATCTTATCAAGACCTGTACGAGCAGCAAGGCTGA
- a CDS encoding helix-turn-helix domain-containing protein: MMKPKREIVSRRNRPAKEPLSHEIIIKTAYQLLKQEGTSGMSMRKVAKQLDTGPSSLYVYVKNLQELSSYVLDLGLGELKLPEHTDDNWKEQLFQSLHAYAELLIEQPGLAELSLQTIPIGNNAFRLNEYLLTVLQKGGITSTAAAWGTDLLLLYVSSVALEKAKRASELMETAQSYYNEADPVRFPLMNSLKTDLFSGDSASKERFFWAIEVILQGIMHKQQD, from the coding sequence ATGATGAAACCTAAACGTGAAATTGTGAGCCGCCGCAACCGGCCAGCCAAAGAACCCCTCAGTCATGAAATTATTATCAAGACCGCGTATCAGCTGCTGAAGCAGGAAGGGACCTCCGGCATGAGTATGAGGAAGGTTGCGAAGCAACTGGACACCGGACCTTCCTCCCTCTATGTTTACGTTAAAAATCTGCAGGAATTGAGTTCATATGTGCTTGACCTTGGTCTCGGTGAGTTGAAACTGCCGGAGCATACGGACGATAATTGGAAGGAGCAGTTATTTCAATCGCTGCATGCTTATGCCGAGCTGCTTATCGAGCAACCTGGATTAGCGGAGCTGTCTCTACAGACGATTCCTATCGGGAATAATGCTTTTCGTCTGAATGAGTATTTACTTACCGTCCTGCAAAAGGGCGGAATCACCTCTACGGCCGCTGCTTGGGGAACGGACCTGTTGCTCTTGTACGTGTCTTCCGTTGCGTTGGAGAAGGCTAAAAGAGCAAGCGAGTTGATGGAAACCGCCCAGAGTTATTATAATGAAGCAGATCCGGTACGTTTTCCGTTGATGAACAGTCTGAAGACTGATTTATTCTCGGGGGATAGCGCCTCCAAGGAGAGGTTCTTCTGGGCCATTGAAGTGATACTCCAGGGGATAATGCACAAACAGCAGGATTGA
- a CDS encoding DUF418 domain-containing protein, whose product MSEKKEGHGQPMSLRERVHFLDIVRGFAMMGIIIVNYFLIVDSVKGFEMSSDDGLHNLVSWFAEGKFVTLFSFLFGVGFMIFMDRAAARVESPNKLFARRLTFLLGFGILHITFIWVGDILAFYAVTGFLLLAFYKRTPKTMLRWIIALILIQFLTPIFNILYNGMNTAAPETPYFADFTLNSHNSNLTYLDSIGARWADMIPMATSSFSTVFSMFLMFLLGAYFVKMGYFRDMELKKQLWKRIWIFSTLAFVITQSSTMLDMLIPSKNMASIEILSVLGQSGGLTGSMFYMSTLAMLYLFVPQLRSALMIFSKVGRMSLTCYLLHSIIGTILLLGYGFGLADHIQSTGTMMAALAVYAGLTIFSTLWLKIFKYGPMEFIWRKLTYGK is encoded by the coding sequence ATGAGTGAAAAAAAAGAAGGACACGGACAACCGATGAGTCTTCGGGAGAGAGTTCATTTTCTGGACATTGTGCGTGGATTTGCGATGATGGGCATTATAATTGTCAATTATTTTCTGATCGTGGATTCTGTCAAGGGATTCGAAATGTCCTCGGATGATGGGTTACACAATCTGGTCTCCTGGTTTGCCGAAGGGAAATTCGTCACCCTCTTCTCCTTTCTGTTCGGTGTAGGATTTATGATTTTTATGGATCGGGCAGCAGCGCGGGTGGAGAGTCCCAACAAACTGTTTGCCCGCAGGCTGACCTTCCTGTTAGGGTTTGGTATTTTACACATCACTTTTATTTGGGTCGGAGATATATTAGCCTTTTACGCCGTAACCGGCTTCCTGCTATTAGCCTTCTACAAGCGAACGCCCAAAACGATGCTGCGCTGGATTATCGCACTAATCCTGATTCAATTCCTTACCCCTATTTTCAACATTTTGTACAATGGTATGAATACTGCTGCACCAGAAACACCGTATTTTGCAGATTTCACTCTGAATAGTCACAATAGCAATCTTACTTATTTGGATTCTATAGGAGCCCGGTGGGCGGATATGATCCCGATGGCAACCAGTTCTTTCTCTACCGTATTCTCCATGTTTCTCATGTTTCTACTGGGCGCATACTTTGTTAAAATGGGTTACTTCAGAGATATGGAACTGAAGAAGCAACTATGGAAACGAATCTGGATCTTTAGTACATTAGCTTTTGTGATTACACAGAGCAGTACGATGCTGGACATGCTCATTCCTTCTAAGAATATGGCTTCGATAGAAATTCTCTCGGTTTTAGGACAAAGCGGGGGCTTAACCGGAAGCATGTTCTATATGAGCACACTTGCCATGCTGTATTTGTTCGTTCCCCAGCTGCGGAGCGCGTTGATGATCTTCAGCAAAGTCGGGCGGATGTCATTGACCTGTTATCTGCTCCACTCCATCATCGGCACCATCCTGTTGCTAGGGTACGGATTCGGACTTGCGGATCATATCCAATCAACTGGAACGATGATGGCTGCTCTGGCTGTGTATGCAGGGCTCACGATTTTCAGTACATTGTGGTTAAAGATATTCAAGTACGGACCGATGGAGTTTATATGGCGTAAGCTGACATACGGTAAGTAA
- a CDS encoding response regulator transcription factor: protein MTHRILVVEDDQDIGSLLQDSLTRVGYEVLRAQDGRRAVELVNDSLDLVILDIMMPGISGIETCKQIRETSNVPILFLTARSSTLDKTEGLLAGGDDYMTKPFSEDELHARVIAQLRRYTIYKEKQEPEEMFLVGGKLRVNEEFNEVWKEGRQIMLSDLEYRILKLLMSKRNKIFSAQNIYESVWSQPYFYCSNNTVMVHIRKLRAKIEEDPAHPTYIQTEWGRGYRFVAS from the coding sequence ATGACCCATCGAATATTAGTGGTAGAGGATGATCAGGATATTGGCAGCCTTTTGCAAGACTCCCTTACGCGCGTAGGATATGAAGTGTTAAGGGCTCAAGATGGGCGGCGTGCTGTAGAATTGGTCAATGATTCTCTGGACTTGGTTATCCTGGATATTATGATGCCGGGGATTTCAGGAATTGAAACCTGTAAGCAGATTAGGGAAACCTCCAATGTTCCGATTCTATTCCTGACGGCCAGATCAAGCACACTTGACAAAACTGAGGGGTTACTCGCTGGAGGCGATGACTATATGACTAAACCGTTCTCGGAGGATGAGCTTCACGCAAGAGTGATTGCCCAATTACGCAGATATACAATTTATAAGGAAAAACAGGAACCTGAAGAAATGTTTCTGGTTGGGGGCAAGCTAAGGGTTAACGAAGAGTTTAATGAAGTCTGGAAGGAAGGGCGGCAAATCATGTTGTCCGATCTGGAATATCGTATTCTGAAATTGCTCATGAGCAAACGGAATAAGATTTTTTCTGCCCAAAATATATATGAAAGTGTGTGGAGTCAGCCCTACTTTTACTGTTCCAACAATACAGTCATGGTGCATATCCGGAAGCTGCGCGCCAAAATTGAGGAGGATCCGGCACATCCAACATACATTCAAACGGAATGGGGAAGAGGCTATCGATTTGTTGCATCGTAA
- a CDS encoding HAMP domain-containing sensor histidine kinase, translated as MLHRKFSLTNKLAMLIFAAAIVSGVFFLSAQKITNELIDRYLSSDEYYQEESAKYIQKFSRYVSVNELATSDRKAFEAWVKKENYITLTISKDQVLQYNSNYTVEDESAYGKERVTEYEQNHSYPVKFSDGGGEVSIDGFYSSRYDDLAFTLELLAATLIFLIIVLLGIRRSLRYLRTIHQEIHILEGGELDYDMTVKGHDELAMIAESIEELRKAFLDKLNAIEELQAESRSLVTEMSHDMRTPLTSLIMYLEFAQKEPVEAGTPKDRYVANAYGKAMKLKSLTDNLFAYFLLDKESAADSESVAVNEVIYDLMSDQVAILRQEHFRVHISGELPETYINVNIEELGRVFDNVMSNLLKYTDPEEEISITFVSDQEIFEIHFVNTIKQLDVPPESNGLGERSIARMMSRMQGQFHSKAENSKYHTVLRFWNTKM; from the coding sequence TTGTTGCATCGTAAATTTTCGTTAACGAATAAACTAGCCATGCTGATCTTTGCTGCTGCGATTGTGAGTGGTGTGTTCTTTCTGTCTGCACAAAAAATTACCAATGAACTGATCGACAGATATTTGAGCTCGGATGAGTATTATCAGGAGGAGTCAGCTAAATACATTCAGAAATTCAGCAGGTATGTTTCAGTCAATGAGCTGGCCACATCGGATCGGAAAGCTTTTGAAGCCTGGGTCAAAAAAGAAAACTATATTACCCTCACCATATCGAAGGACCAGGTTCTGCAATATAACTCCAATTATACTGTTGAAGACGAATCGGCTTATGGAAAGGAACGGGTGACTGAGTACGAACAGAATCATTCTTATCCGGTCAAGTTCAGTGATGGTGGAGGAGAGGTTAGTATCGACGGCTTCTATTCCTCCAGATATGACGATCTGGCTTTTACTCTGGAGCTTCTAGCCGCAACGTTAATCTTTCTGATCATTGTTCTCTTGGGCATTCGCCGAAGTCTCCGCTATCTGCGGACCATTCATCAAGAAATCCATATTCTTGAGGGCGGTGAATTGGACTACGATATGACCGTGAAGGGACATGATGAGTTAGCGATGATTGCAGAGAGTATTGAGGAGCTGCGCAAAGCTTTCCTGGACAAACTTAACGCCATTGAGGAATTACAAGCAGAGAGCCGAAGCCTGGTCACCGAAATGTCGCATGATATGCGCACACCACTGACTTCGCTCATCATGTATCTGGAGTTTGCTCAAAAGGAGCCGGTTGAAGCGGGGACTCCCAAGGATCGTTATGTGGCCAATGCATACGGCAAAGCCATGAAATTGAAAAGCTTGACTGACAATCTGTTTGCTTACTTCCTGCTGGACAAGGAAAGTGCGGCTGATTCGGAGAGCGTTGCTGTAAATGAAGTAATCTACGACCTGATGTCAGATCAGGTCGCTATTCTCCGTCAGGAGCATTTCCGGGTCCATATCTCAGGAGAGCTGCCGGAAACGTATATTAATGTGAATATAGAGGAGCTTGGCCGTGTATTTGATAATGTGATGTCCAACTTATTGAAATACACGGATCCAGAAGAAGAAATCAGTATTACATTTGTATCAGACCAGGAGATATTCGAGATTCATTTTGTTAATACGATTAAACAACTGGACGTGCCCCCTGAGAGCAACGGCCTTGGGGAAAGAAGCATTGCCCGGATGATGTCCCGCATGCAGGGACAGTTTCACAGTAAAGCAGAAAATTCCAAATATCATACAGTGTTGCGATTTTGGAACACTAAGATGTAG
- the psiE gene encoding phosphate-starvation-inducible protein PsiE yields MEYIKKVPYLLQALLNICLFLLALALSVLLISETWYIMQVVYNSFFVKVDSYYEMLGELLIFFMYFEFIALIIKYFKSNFHFPLRYFIYIGITAITRLIIIDHDQAVSTFWWSVSILIMISALFIANKKKSMEEH; encoded by the coding sequence ATGGAATATATAAAAAAGGTGCCTTACCTCTTACAGGCGCTGCTCAATATTTGCCTGTTTTTACTGGCGTTAGCGCTAAGCGTACTCCTGATCAGTGAGACTTGGTACATCATGCAGGTTGTGTACAACTCATTCTTCGTTAAAGTCGACAGTTATTATGAAATGTTGGGGGAACTACTCATATTCTTCATGTATTTCGAGTTCATTGCTTTGATTATCAAATATTTCAAGTCCAATTTTCATTTCCCCCTTCGTTACTTCATTTATATTGGCATCACGGCGATCACTCGATTGATTATCATTGACCATGACCAGGCGGTTTCAACATTCTGGTGGTCGGTGTCCATTCTTATAATGATCAGCGCATTGTTTATTGCCAATAAGAAAAAATCTATGGAAGAACATTAA
- a CDS encoding ABC transporter permease: MRTWRLFLFDLRFQWKHGLYFVYFLVCMVYIGGLSIVPEAYLDTTLLLLTFSDPSALGLILAGGILLLERDQGIFENLLVTPVHTLEYILAKCLSLSCLSLAVAFAIHLSSAGWPVSPVQYVLAIVLTSSFFTLIGLAAAIKSRSINSFILLSQLYSLVFILPVLGYLDLYTTPLYAVLPVQGTLMLLQGASHPLGVSDSFYAVFILLLWLGLAVWWVYSLIQRTVRVQDGGGKYV, from the coding sequence ATGAGAACATGGCGACTATTCCTTTTTGACCTTCGCTTCCAATGGAAGCATGGACTGTATTTTGTTTATTTCCTTGTTTGTATGGTTTATATCGGTGGGCTCAGCATCGTTCCCGAGGCCTATTTGGATACCACCTTGCTACTGCTTACTTTTTCAGACCCGAGTGCTCTTGGTTTGATTCTGGCAGGAGGAATTCTGCTCTTGGAGAGAGATCAGGGTATATTTGAGAATCTTTTGGTTACACCTGTTCATACGCTGGAGTACATTCTGGCCAAATGTTTATCTTTAAGCTGCTTATCCCTTGCTGTTGCTTTTGCTATACATTTAAGTTCTGCAGGGTGGCCTGTGTCTCCGGTGCAGTATGTTCTTGCTATCGTTTTGACTTCTTCTTTTTTCACTTTAATAGGATTAGCTGCAGCGATAAAAAGCCGTTCGATTAACAGCTTCATATTATTGTCCCAGCTATATTCCCTGGTCTTTATATTACCTGTACTGGGTTACTTGGATCTGTATACAACACCTCTCTATGCTGTCCTGCCGGTTCAAGGAACGTTAATGCTATTACAAGGCGCCTCTCATCCCCTGGGAGTATCAGATTCGTTCTATGCCGTGTTTATACTGTTGCTGTGGCTTGGTCTGGCAGTCTGGTGGGTCTATTCCCTGATACAAAGGACCGTGAGGGTGCAGGACGGAGGTGGAAAATATGTTTAG